In Larimichthys crocea isolate SSNF chromosome XI, L_crocea_2.0, whole genome shotgun sequence, the sequence TACTGAGTTTCTGCAGCACCACGTGTTGTTTATTAAGATTTGACTTCCCGTAAGTTGAGGTATATCCACATGAACAATACAAAACTATTATATTAAAGAACATATTGTCAGTTCATAGCATGATCTCTGTGCTGGAGCTctacacacagctcacacatgGACTTTGGACTcattcagactgtttttttatttttattccaaacCTGCTTCATCCACCTGCCGCTCGGTTCCGTCCTCAGGTGACGGCTGCGCAGTCATGCCTCAGCTGTCGGCCTCCGCGGTGCTGCAGCTCGTGTTGCTGCTCTCCGCCTTGCCCGCGCAGTACCTCATCTCCCGGTGGAGCGGGTCCACGGCTGCGCAGCGCTACCACGCCACCACACGGTAGGACCCATGCGTAAAAGGGGGCTCCATGTGTGCGCGACAGGGCAGGGTGTATAATAAATGGACTTTAGATTTAGCCATATGTATCAGAGTTCCCATGTAAACATTAAAGTGCACCTTCAGatgaatcagtgtgtttttgtccataACGAATAAATATTCATGGTGTTACAGGTTGCTTCGAATCTGGAACGAGTGGAGAAGATCTTACTTCGATGGCACTGCTTGGGTGGACTGGGCAAACCAGCAGATGTCCAAAATCCAGTGAGCATGGGATGTTGgcaattacataaaacaaaaaaactgattgattgaGACATCCTATCAAGAACTACTTTCAGCCCCTTCAAAAGTCATTTGTATTGTTTCCATGTTGTAGCATTAAGGACACACATGGGTCGGTCACTTTTATGTCCaaactgactttgtgtttttctttcccaaGGTCTTTTGTTGGCCTTGGGCAGGATGAGCAACCACCAGAATCACTCGCCATAGAGAGCATGCTTTATGACAATGAGGAGGGATACTTTGGAggtttgtattatttatttatattcttgtATATTGTTTTGTCCTTGTCACATGCCTGAGAAGCAGCTCTTCAGCAAGAACTAAATGTGTTAATATAATCATGTTATGTGCATGATTTGCTACTTATTACTTTATTCttacaaataatttaaatatgcattttgtAGTCTAAtagtttctttctgttcagtTACAAAAAGAAATGAACTAAACTTTTGTTGGCCAAAACTGTAACGTCACGAAAAAGTTGAAGCTGATGCAATATTCAGTTTGCACTGTAACTTAGAACTAGGGCGGTaagaaatgattattttcatgatcTATTCATGTTGATTACTGTTTATCAAAAGGCCAAGGTGACACACTCAAGTTTCTTGCTTTGTCaacaaacccaaagatatttagtttgcTGTCATAGAGGACTGAAGGAACtagaaaatatgtatatttgagaagctgaaatcagagaatttggatTCAAAATAATTACTTATCAAGATAATTAAAAACGTATCCTTATAGCTCTACTTGGAACAAACCCTTCAAGGAAGCAAGCAAATACACGCTCTAGCAAACAAATGAGTGTGTCTTTTTGTAAGCCAGTGGAGGTTCAATCTGAATACAGCTCACAGGATTCTcgtttttcttcctccctgcaGCCTCCAAGATAGCCCGCAGCCCTCGTCCTCCGTATGTGTTTCTGCGGGTCGGAGAAGTGGTGATGGAGTTGAAAGGCAATATGATTGGGGTGGTGGTGAGCTGGGACCCTGAAATGCGAGCCCCTCCGGAGTGGGCCGAAAGTGTGTATTCCAGCTATGAGGTTAGCAACAACAAATCACTACAGCTTCTTCATCAACATTCTGTGACACAAACCCCCCATggacattttctattttaaataaACGCTGGAACATTAAACACTTAAGTGagttctgtgagtgtgtgtgtacgcaggGCATCAAAGCAGAGACACCTCATTACAAAGTGCTGTTCAGCGGGCCTGGACCCACCTCTCTGTTAGTTGGATACTTGCCTCAGACTCAACTGAAGCGCGTCACCAGGACGAGGGTATGTACTGAAAATCACAGCgcataaacacacaatcacactcaTTCAACACATCTTGGACTCACTGTTTGATGTTTCCAGCCGGACATTCCCACCTTGGAGAATTACTTCACACATTTTGATGGGGAGCGTTTCGTCATGCAGCCCTGGCTCAAAAAGCTCTACCCTGAGGACGCGGTCGAGGACGTCTGACCTCTTCAGCTGTAGCATATTTTCTGTACAAATATTGACCCTAGAGGTCAAGATTTGGACAGGTCAAACATAATTGTCAAATCCCTTCTTTTTGAAGGGGAACAGCTCTCAGTTATCCAGGTTTGATTTCTTTGAGATGTAAAAATAGacagtattctaattttatGTGCcaaaaaaatagaacagatagaaacactgaatttaaTGTTTGCCTGATTTCAAGAGTTAAATGACAAAAGTAAATGCTTGTAAtgacaaaactattttttttaaatcaatgtaGTTTTTCCCCCATGTAGTTTTTGTGTTagctgaggtagaaaaaaactGCACTTTTATTCAGCCATTACAAATAAgcaataaaatactttaaaactgTGATAATTCGCTCTTTGGTTTCATGAGTCAGCGACAAACTTCACGTCTTCAGagttttttcctgcttttgtcTCTGAGGCTGAAGGACACAGACACCCGTGAAGAGGCAGTGATTGTGGGTGTACAGGGAAGCTGAGGAAGGGGCGCTCCACCCTGGCCTCtgccttcatcctcctcatcctcattcctccactctcttgtctcctcctctctgaccaATAGGGGGGATCCCAGAGTTTGGCCCAAGAGCTGACTGACTTCACTGGCTTTCTGCTGAGCATTTTCAActgctgacacacatgcacgccGCCTAAAGCACGGACAAACATACACTTGTTGCAACTGCTGCGTTTCATCCAAAGAAGTGcttttgcagtgtgtgttctttcataCCTCATTTGACTCAGGCATTCGGCACTGTGGTAGAAGTGCGGTGTtccaacacaaacactcttGTCCAGCTTCTCCAGAAGGACACGACACACACGCTCCATATTCTCAAAATCGGAGAAAGTCACCACAACCTGTGGGAACAGAAATATAGGGTCAGTGAAATATTAACAGCATCAAGACACATTTGGATCATTAGTGTTTGTTCAAATACTCCACCTCTGCGTCCATGTGATACTGGTCTGCCTCTCGGTGGAGAAACCTCCTCACAGAAGTGTCTCTGTCACTGACACCATGTTGTctaaatggaagaaaaacatgtcattCAACGCAATCAAGTATAGCTTTAAATTCCATGTAAAGTAAGTACgtaatgtgttctgagtttgtcagaccaaagacattttaaactcgtaactccacatttcagtaatatatcgttcaaagtcttttcacgttttcagcaactattttccaacatatttaatgtattttaaaggaaatctcagaattgcctttacacagacttaaagACTAAGGGGACATGGTGAAATGAGCTCATTCAAACGTGCAGTGTGcatacacagaaacaatcaTTCGTCTTCCATACAGTCTAactcagtggttcttaacctgggttcgatcgaaccctagtggttcggtgagtcggtctcaggggttcggtggagccttcgccctggaattttttacaccatttgttacaacatatctttgtgagcaatcgttttcgaggatgctggacataaaaactaagaaaaggaacagactttgctgtgaaaatgacatgagactggcacttgccaaggtgaagccacgcatatctgaactggtctctcaaaggcaacagcagaagtcacactgaggtaagttgttgtgagttcatgcactgtgttggttttgttatttgaacaaggtgatgttaatgcacggttcattttgtgcaccagtaaaaaaaatcatattttattttttactaaagaagggttcggtgaatgagcaaatgaaactggtggggttgggtacctccaacaaggttaagaaccactggtctaacTATTGCTTCATCAATTACCATAATTACTATAGTACTTGTGCAACCCTACTACAAGTGGTAAATTAGAGGCACTTAAATACTTCGGTGGTAACCCAGGACAGCTCACTACTGAGTACTTTTACTACTCATATTCTAAGTATGCTTTACTGACAATACTTCTGTATTTCTACTCAGGCAAAAATatcaatgtttgttttccattgAGGTAGTATTGCTAAGTAAACATTCACAGTACTTCTAAGTAAATGTTAACTGCAGTGAGAGCACTACTACCACAGCTAACCTAACGTTAGCTCACTAATTAGCCTAAAGCTAATGGCTACACTGCAAACCTCTGGTCCTCCCGTGCTAAAGTTAAACAGCTGAggtcttgtgtgttttcacctgaCAGCCTGTAAAATGTATTCAAGTCGCCGTGAAACGCTGTTGGTCACATCGTTGACCGACTCTTTGCTGCTGCCCACGCTGACCCGCAGCGACGCTCGGTCCGCCGGGCAACAAACCTCCGCTGTTCCCGTGACCTGGACCTCCCTCAGCCGGTTACCGGGACTGTGACGGTTAACTGCTCGTACATCGAGCCCCTGCTCGTTATCGTGACCGGCAAACTcccgagcagcagcaggtaaCACTGCAGCGAAGACGCGAGTCTGACTCTCCATGATGGGGAGACACAAACCAACTTCCAGCTGCTATGGCAATAGGCGCAATGCTCGTCGGGATTTGAAGGCTTCTTTCCGTCAAAGAACTACAAACACCCATGGTGGTGTCAAATCCTGCTTGGCTCCAAGAAGCACAGAGATTTGTGAGCTTTGAAAATACTATGTGATTCATCACAGGAGAGAACATGACTAAAATCAATAACTACTGTAACCATTTAATCTTCTATCCAGTCTAGCCTTCAGTGTTCAAGAGACATGTTGTAATAGAAATGACTTTGCCTAACAAGATATGTGCACATGAGAAAACTGCATGTTTATTTGCTGAATGACAAAGTTAGTTTCCTTGTTGTCATATAACTACAATTCTATGACAAAGTTAGTTTCCTTGTTGTCATATAACTACAATTctaaagaaagtgaaaaagaaagcaacaaaaatgctgtataaaatataaatacaaacacaaggCAATGTTTTGCAAATTCTTCCTGATCAATATTCATTTGAATATAGGTGGAAAACAGTACAAATACAAGTTCAGAGTAAAACACACTCATTCTGAATTTGGTGTCAAAGAAGGTACAGGTGTGAGTTTACCACTGTGTcccatcatgttttctttaaatgacaGTAAGCATTTACAAACTGAGGACAGCACTTATTGAAGTTTTGAAAGTGAAATTCTTTCCCATTTTTgctttatatacagtacaactGAATCTTTCACACTTCATAATGTGCCACACATTTTCAATACTAGGCCAGTCTAGCACACTGTGGGTTAGCTGCACATAAGGAAGCtataagaaatagaaatatggATTATGCTATATAGCCAGacattacaaaaaaagtttATAAGTATAAGCAGGTTTGTTTATACCCAATCCAAGGAGAGGaaatttaattaatcaattaagaGAAGCCTGCTGTGATTGTTACTCTGAAGACAGTGGAACaattagatttaaattaaatgcttTATTGTTGGGTTTTTATAATGAAAAGTCTTTCATCTCAGGTAACATGCATTGATATACTACATGATAACCTCATATCCATTCTATTATTTGAGACTCTTATATGTATTTActtacatgtttacatgagtTTTATCATAAATCTATTTCTGTGTTCATGAATATAACTATCTAATAATTTTCATAACTAGTGTTAAACTAAGGCCAATATATGATTCTCATAACCCTTTTGAAGTTGAATTTTACAAATCCTTTGGTTCTTTTctcaaatatgttttattgtggaaaaagaaaagataccTTACGTGCTTTACTCACGTTTCTGGATATATCTACATATTTGCTGcaatttgaaaaaaagtcagattgtGCAAGTTAAGTTTGTGATCACGTGATTTGAATCACCTTGAACACACCTGGGATTTGTTGCCACGAGTCATCAGGACGCATGCGCGACAGACATTGGCTGGCTAATAGTTGAGGTTTGTATTTGTCTAGCACTCAACATATTTGTTCAAACCCTATTTATTGCAGAGCCGTAGCATAGCCAATACGAATAAAATCATAAGGAATATCAAACAAAGTGACTCAAGTTCGCTTTTATAACAGTTCCGCCGTTGCTGAAACTTCTGCTCTTcgacacaaaacatgaaattcccgataatttttaaatgttaattaataatttatgcCGTTATTTGGCTAATTTTAGGCTCTCCATAATCAAATTCTGTTTGTGAATTTGATTTTCCAGCTGCTAGCCAAAAATAATTGGTCGAAGACTtgggagaaaacacagacaaacgcGTGCAGCAGGTAGGTACACAGGCTAATAACTCTTTTCATGGCAGacttttgaattttttaaaattttgaaaTATACTAGCAGCAAAACCACAGGCGTGGCTAATATAATAAAGCTGCATTAGCACTTCtaatggttagggttagggttacttAAACAGAGTCGGTCATTACTGATATTAGGTCCACCTGTGCTTTTGCGGCCAGTCCAATCAGTTCTGATTAATTTCACCTGTGGCTTTGCTGACTAGCCAAtatctgttttgtctgtgtggttCACaaggttttgtatttttgtttcaagttttaATTGATATTTAATCTATCAAAATGCCATGTGTTTTCCTCATGGAGTTGTAAGTTAACAAGTTTATATGAAAGCATATTAAGCGAAGCTTATATAAATGTGAACTGTCCTTATATGATAGTCATACTttgtttaaagtgtgaccaAATTATGTTAAATGGACCAGTGGCCCTGCACTCTGTTGGTTAATTAGATTCTGACATAAGATATAACTCCAGATTGATTTACAGTGTAGAGATGTGTGAAGGAAAGTTGTCTTCCTTAATAGCTTTAGCAAGCCCTAAAAGGACATAGAAATCCTGTAATGCACTATACAGACTTATTTTTCCTCAAATGTTTTGGGTCCCTGATGCAATCCTGAAATATGTcaatttatctttattttggGCAAGTCACTGAACAACAAATATGCCAGAACTGCACCTTGCATCCTAGCTCAATGCCATCAGTGAGTCAGCTTTGAAGTTCATCTTATTGCATCGTATTCATTGCAAATTGTGCACAGCGCCAcggaaaacacattttctctcataTTTTTATGTCACTCAACAGtcaaagcagaaacaaacagggtAAAAGTGTACAAAAATGCAGCTTGGGTTAGTCAGTATGTCTGTTTGGCCAGCAGATGGCAACAAAGTATAACATAACAGTATAGTATAAAATATGGCAGCACTGGAGGTGAAAGCCTAATGTACATACAGTCTGTGCGGTCTTCAGTCCGAACGTGAAGGTACTTTTGAAATGCCTTTTTTATAATTCAAGATGTAAGCTTTCCATATTTGattatgtttgatttaatgattAGTGACCTGACATTTTCAGAACCCTATCAAAGAAGTAATAGCAGTAGAAAAATTTTAATAAGCATAATGCAAAAGAAACATGCAATATCgaaatgtaaaatgtacttTCTGTGTATCagaaattagtaaaaaaaaatattgctttgAAGAGCAATATTCCTAGAGAGAGCCTAGTGCATCGCATTAATCTGTTAACTTGAAAGCCATGTAAACTGCAGTCTCTCCATGTACTGTAGACCTATTTTGTGCCCTcttctttcatatttcatattttatttgggAGCAGCAGAGATTTGATCCAATTCTGGACGCTGGTTTCTTTAAACAACAAAGTTTGTTTGGCTTCCCTGGAGTATTAAACTGTGAAACTGGCTTTATAATCACAACCTAAAAATACAAGGGCatatttgttgttattgtctCTGGTTTCGCCGGTCCCCCGTATGCTCTGTGAAACTCTAGATCTGATGCGCTGCTCCAGCCAAGAAAGATGCAGCCACCCTACAATAGGCTATTTTCATATGAGAGGACACCCCTTACTGCTAAATCATGGCCCACAGCATTTTCCTTGAGTGGCCTGCAGACTGTTTTCAAACATCTCCCAGCTATCTTTTGCTCAAATCACCCATATTTCATctgactcctctctctccttttgtccCCCTCCTCTGACCAGAAAGATGGCTCCCtcataatgattttaaatgctTAGAGCAACAAAGTTGAGCGCTGTGATGTTGTGGTCAATGAAAGTGGCGgtaaattatttattcagttgGCGATGGTCACAAGGTTACCGACCACTTACATAAACAATAATCCATTTTATTCTTAAAAGCATtaatttttctttctcccccaaTGTTTATATAACTACCATCAGTTTAATAGTGCTTACTGTGATGCCTGCCATGACATTATAAGATTTATGCAAACCAAAAGAAGGGATGGTCgcataaataaaaatctggGCAAATTAAATTGAGGAGGTTTTGCCCTCCACTGTGTGCCTGGATGTTGGGTGAAAAGGGTCTGGGGGTCCTCAGATGGAGACTGTGGCCACTTAGGGGAAAAGATTTGACTGTAATGGTCGCTGAATCTGTTgatgtctctctcgctctctcttgctctctcagATGAAGTAATAAAGTTAGCTGTGCTGGAGGCCCTCCATGTCTCTCCATAGACCACAATCAAGTCCCATGCAGttttattgcagttttattttcatattgtcCAAGAAATCTCCAGACTCCCTCCTGTGCCATTGCCATAAATCGTATATTTTGACTGTATTTCTTCCACTCTGCGTTTTTTATTTATGGGTGAAGGCGATAAAACATGCAGCGTGCACTCTGTGTGTCCACAGCTGTCATCTGTCTCGGACTTTATTgtgaaagggggaaaaaagtcaagtttcattttttatttcccaACACAAATCTCCTACCCTGTTAAAAACAGATGCTGATAGaatgagaaaacacaataaatggaGATTTTCATTGTTTACGTCTCCAGACTCTTCCGATGAACAGTTTTATTGGTTATAAAACCAACAGTATTCAGCTCTGTTTAACAATAGGTTCAGGTGGTGATCATTGTTTCATCAGCAGGAGGTGCTCTGAACTTGCGGGCTAATAGTCAACTCATAATTCTTGGTCATTAGATGAATAAGATGAACAGTTTCTATGTTTCACTTTGTCATTATGTTATTTGGCTTTCGTAGCTTTAAGAAAAGTTGACTTTTAACAACTGTGTAATTATAGCATGAGTGTAAACAGGGCTATAACATTTCGACACTATGACCTGAACCGTGATCTGTGTTCTGTACAATcttaaaaaaggacaaagatgGCCCccaagctgtttttgtttgttcccgTGCATGCACAAGGATTGTGAAAGAAATAACCCATCGAGGTGCCATGGCTCGCAACTCCTTTCAGCTTTCAGCAGTCTCGTCTGTAGCCAGACTTTTAGAAATTCTCCAACGCCCTCTCATCACTCTCACAGTTATGAAAAAGTCGTCTTGgatttttcagatattttttgtACACTCTCGAttgttaaattatgttttataaaattTCTCAATTCTAAATGGTGTTCCATTGTGTTCATATTGTTTTGTTGGCTTAGAAGTTGTCAAATCTAAACATACTCTGCCTAACAATAGTGGAATCAGCTTGAAAAAGCTCAAAACTAtgtcaatattttaattttagaacTTGAagtccacaaaaaaacattgttgagGACATGACCTTAGTGTCTCAATAGTAGCTATGATCCTCGCTGTTGtggagccaatcagaggtcTATAGTTGAAGACAGCAGTTGCACTCAGCACTTGCTATGTGTGAATGCACTGGACTGTTTATTAAGAAAAAACACCAGCATGCTTTCTGCTCATGAACCTTGAAATAAAAccgtgaaaatgaaaaatagtgTAGCGTTTTATAGCATTCTCTAAAAGTCCCGATCCCTTTGTCAGACCCGAGAAAATGTTTATCCAGGAGAATCACATGATATCACAGTGGGAGTGGGTGTACTGTAATTTGATAATTACCCAAACTTGGATAACATGGCAAGTCTCCTTCAAATCCTTACAGCGTTACCCTCAGGGCCAGATGAGCAAAATATAAGCAAAGACATTGTTGGAgagaataatataaaatgttttaatagtaGTTACTGAACATAATCATGACTTTACATAATTATTCTCAGCTATGGAGTGATGCTCATAGGTCCTGAGAGATGAGCAATGAGGCGAATTCACTGCTGAGCTCTCTGTGTCAGTGTATAATCAGAGGTATTTTCTCATGCTGTCGCTCAGCTCCACAGCGTCCATCTCTGTAAACAGCTCATAGTCAAATAAACAGTCCTGTCCACAGCCCGTCTCATTCCCATCACTGAACAGACTTCCATATCAGCAGATTTGTGagggaaagcacaggtgtaattaattaCATTGATAACGATAATGCATTGCATAATGCATGACTTTTGTAGTCTGTTAGATGAAACAGAGCCATGGTTAATGTTGTTGTAACACTTGTGCAAGTCTAAGTTTGCCGTGAGAAAAGATGAATGGGATCGGTTCAACACTGGTGGTGTATGAAGATAAGaatagtttgtttttaactacAGCGACTTGCAGCATTATGAAAGCAGCATTATTGAAACAATTAAAATTCTCTAAACATTTAGGAAGAATGCCGCACCTTTCCTGCTCAATTCCACTTGCGGTCTCTTTTATGGTTCACTGATTAGAGGTTTCCATGTTAGGCCTATGTATGCTTagccagccacacacacacacgcacacaaacctTTGGGGCACCGCTGAACCTGTTGTAAAGACCTCATAAAGACTCCACATCTGTTTATTGCAATGCATACCAGAATATTCTGCAACACAGACACCCACCCTGATAAATACCCGTcaagttaaacacacacatgcatgttttaaTGACTGCgtccaagcacacacacaggtgcctGGGTTAAGTAGTGTCCCTATTGATGATAAGGAGTGTATGTGTGCTACAGAGAGAGCATTTTGAGACACTTTATATGCCAATAACGCTTTGGCATGTTTTTGCCCACTTCAGAGTGCACATGTCTGTCAGCCAGGTCAACAGGTGTGTTTATATATGCTGTGCTTCATAAGTATTACTGGCCTCTTTGTTGACTCAGGTCAGCCCGTACGTTGCAGATTATTGCAGTAGCAGTGTCGTGGTTCATGATCACATGACCTAAATTATTCAGTTTCTAATGCAGGCTCTTCATCTCACCTTTTCCGTTCatacatttgcatacattttctgtatttttacttccacctctttctgtccattttttttcttttcctgcagatctgtgttttttaaggCCTGGTTGAGTTTCAGGGCTCTATTAAAAGTTCAAAGGCAGCGTTTACTACTGTAACTGGAGCTAGTCTGCACTGAGGCTTTTCACTAATGagtgcacagcacacacacacacatacacacagaaaaacacataatcacacactTGGTTATACAAATGCCCACACAGCAACACATGTTCCCCTCATGGAGGCTTCAGTAATATTTCCTCACAAAGTTCATTGTTACTACAggaatcaagtttttttttttttttgaaagccAAAGATCCATCACAGACTTAACAACCCTTTCAGCACCCTATCCTTGTTtgttccctctttttttctcttcctctcctcatttCCAAACAATAGATCAAGCTGCTTTTCTGACACATGAGCTGGAAACTATGATTTCATAAGATTTTCACCAATAGCCAGTGCTCTATTTCTTGTGAGCCTGTTTTCGTGATGATCTTTTTGTTTATAGAGCTtaacattacataaaaaaaatccatccatgcaggctttgacaaaaacatttttattgtaatgtaaatCAGATAATCGATTCATCTCCATAAAGTCGTCTTCTGTTTTCAGGGTTTAAATTCTGTCATGAAATACGTTCATGAGAAAACTTAGCTTGTAGGGTCCAGTCACACTTTGTCACCCTATCGCTGTCTTACTAAAACTCTTAAATACCCTTTAAGCCGTTGCTTCCTCGGTTACTTCTTAGtttcatgttcagttttatatGGCAATGTATCACTTCCTGCAATCAGATTTCTTTGAGAAATACTGTACGCTCGAGATCCAACATGATTTGCAGACCTTCTGTTTTGGTATGTGTGTCGTAGTTGTCAAGCATATGTGTACTTAAGATTTAAAGTGTATAAAAGCCTTTAAGGACACAAAAATAACCAGAGAAATTGCTAATGGTTTCACTACACTACTTTCCACAAACCTTTTATAACAAATTAGAATTTAATAATGTTTGTTGAGTCTTTGGAGCTCTGTGGATTTGACCTTTCTCTCCGCTTTGTCTTCGGATGTCTGACATTCCagagtaaacacaaaaacaaacaacccaGATGGCGAGGCTTGGGATTAGATGGGTGGTATAGACATATTTCCACTATGCTAAACCCTGTGTATGTGCAGGgacatatctgtgtgtttgttttattattattctgttttttattcttaagtTGCGGTTTTGCTGGCATTAATTTTTTAGTTcagtagtttttctttttttatcttgatttaatttgaagttGTAATGGGTTGTAATGTTCTTTTagtatgacatttaaaatacttttgttgGCTGCATATTGCAAATCAAATTTGTTATAAAATTTATTGACatcaattttgttttcagtataCCCTCAGTTAATTTAAAGTTGCCATTGTTTGGTTTAAAGCCGCTCAAATAAACTGAACTAGTTTTCACAGAATTTAAGCATTTAGCTTCAAATGATtccaaatacacattttctcGTAAATGTTTTTGAATCAAGCTTTGCAAACAGTGATGGCAATAACAATCCTGGCTCTTTCTCCCAGGAGAGCTAAGGGCGGTTAACAAGACTTCTTAAGTTAAGCTAAATTAATTCTTAATTTGTACCTCACTGCTATTCCAAAAAATGGAAAGAtgaatattagaaaaaaaagaatggatattctttgttttatttatatagacaGTTTTCCTTTGAGTGTTTGAGAATCTTTAAGTAAATGTTAAGCTTTTGATACTTTGATGGATGTAAATGTGGTACAGGAGCTGTAGTAGGTGGACTCAGGACAGAGGGACGGGTGGTGGGGTTCAGAAACTCAAAACGCCAAACGTTTATTATTACCCCGTTTGCAGTGGACTTGCCTTCAGGGGAGAATCTCCAGAAGTGACCCTTGGCCCTACTGCTCAACTCCCTCCACCCTGCACCCCCCCTTTTCTCCTCCCACCTCACATTTGCGGTCCGAAATGTTGAAAGGAGAATAAAAGAATACAACGGAACAATATCTGAGGTCATCTGAGCTGAGGCTGCCATTCCGGGAACAGCGGAGGTTTCTGAGGCAatattcttttattctcttattATGGCAGAGAATGAGAGACGAGTGAAAAACATACTTGACAGCTTTTTTCATCCAAGTACAGATCCAGGGTGATAAAAGTGGACGCTCCTCCAAAGTTTTACAGCTTaccactc encodes:
- the si:dkey-261l7.2 gene encoding uncharacterized protein si:dkey-261l7.2 translates to MPQLSASAVLQLVLLLSALPAQYLISRWSGSTAAQRYHATTRLLRIWNEWRRSYFDGTAWVDWANQQMSKIQSFVGLGQDEQPPESLAIESMLYDNEEGYFGASKIARSPRPPYVFLRVGEVVMELKGNMIGVVVSWDPEMRAPPEWAESVYSSYEGIKAETPHYKVLFSGPGPTSLLVGYLPQTQLKRVTRTRPDIPTLENYFTHFDGERFVMQPWLKKLYPEDAVEDV
- the irak1bp1 gene encoding interleukin-1 receptor-associated kinase 1-binding protein 1 homolog produces the protein MESQTRVFAAVLPAAAREFAGHDNEQGLDVRAVNRHSPGNRLREVQVTGTAEVCCPADRASLRVSVGSSKESVNDVTNSVSRRLEYILQAVRQHGVSDRDTSVRRFLHREADQYHMDAEVVVTFSDFENMERVCRVLLEKLDKSVCVGTPHFYHSAECLSQMRRRACVSAVENAQQKASEVSQLLGQTLGSPLLVREEETREWRNEDEEDEGRGQGGAPLPQLPCTPTITASSRVSVSFSLRDKSRKKL